The following are from one region of the Candidatus Eremiobacteraceae bacterium genome:
- a CDS encoding Uma2 family endonuclease, which yields MRDIVLPEVKPALEWIGGRAVQKVSPQRKHALAQTRFAMALEAWARAGGRGTVGTEWEFRLKPAGEARRPLVPDVAFISFERLPYEDEAASDIPHVAPEVVVEVLSPNDRRSDIEEKIRVYLECGTAVMFLVDTESQTVTIRDASRTMGLSRGDILSHHAMPGFSLRASELFDRISPRP from the coding sequence ATGCGCGACATCGTACTTCCAGAAGTCAAGCCAGCTCTCGAGTGGATCGGCGGCCGCGCCGTTCAAAAGGTGAGCCCGCAGCGAAAGCATGCACTCGCGCAGACTCGTTTCGCCATGGCACTAGAAGCGTGGGCGCGCGCGGGCGGTCGTGGCACGGTCGGCACTGAATGGGAATTCCGACTCAAGCCGGCAGGCGAGGCGCGCCGGCCCCTCGTGCCCGACGTCGCGTTCATTTCGTTCGAGCGTCTGCCGTACGAAGATGAGGCGGCCTCCGATATCCCGCACGTAGCTCCCGAAGTCGTCGTCGAAGTGCTCTCACCGAACGATCGCCGATCCGACATCGAGGAAAAGATCCGAGTCTATCTCGAGTGCGGCACAGCCGTGATGTTTTTGGTCGATACGGAATCGCAAACTGTTACCATCCGCGACGCCTCGCGAACGATGGGGTTGTCGCGCGGTGACATTCTGTCGCACCACGCGATGCCCGGGTTCTCCCTTCGCGCGAGTGAATTGTTCGATCGGATATCGCCCCGCCCGTAG
- a CDS encoding SDR family oxidoreductase — protein MEPDVRRKRRTPFAIMRFSGKTCIVTGGGSGIGRATCMQMATEGANVVVADLRLDAAQATVEAIAAAAGKAIAIAVDVGDSAQVQAVVAKAVAQFNTIDVIVNDAAMMTFTPIVDIAESDFFHVLTTNLGSVFFFAKYGAPHMSAGSSFVNVSSVHAHATTLNVVPYAASKGAIEAFTRGFSIEMASRQIRVNSVAPGAVDTPMLWNNPNVKSGAEKVTGAIGKPEDLAAAICFLASDDAKFVNGTTLIVDGGRLAAL, from the coding sequence ATGGAGCCGGATGTTCGCCGCAAAAGGCGAACGCCTTTTGCCATCATGAGGTTCAGCGGAAAAACGTGTATCGTCACGGGCGGCGGTTCGGGGATCGGTCGCGCCACTTGCATGCAGATGGCCACGGAAGGCGCGAACGTGGTGGTTGCGGATCTCCGTCTCGACGCCGCTCAAGCCACCGTCGAGGCGATCGCGGCTGCCGCCGGCAAGGCGATCGCGATCGCCGTGGACGTCGGCGACTCGGCGCAAGTTCAGGCGGTGGTGGCAAAAGCGGTTGCGCAGTTCAACACGATTGATGTCATCGTCAACGACGCAGCGATGATGACATTCACTCCCATCGTAGATATCGCCGAGAGCGACTTCTTCCATGTGCTCACGACGAACCTCGGCTCGGTTTTCTTCTTCGCGAAGTACGGCGCGCCGCACATGTCGGCCGGTTCGTCGTTCGTCAACGTCAGTTCGGTCCACGCGCATGCGACCACGTTGAACGTGGTGCCCTACGCGGCGTCCAAGGGCGCTATCGAGGCCTTCACGCGCGGCTTCAGCATTGAGATGGCTTCGCGGCAGATCCGGGTCAATAGCGTCGCGCCGGGCGCGGTAGATACGCCGATGCTTTGGAATAATCCGAACGTGAAAAGCGGCGCCGAAAAAGTGACCGGCGCGATCGGCAAGCCGGAGGACCTCGCCGCCGCGATTTGCTTCCTAGCGTCGGATGACGCGAAGTTCGTGAACGGCACGACGCTGATCGTGGACGGCGGCCGCCTCGCCGCGCTCTAA
- a CDS encoding family 1 glycosylhydrolase: protein MRRDFRFGVATADHQCEAYDGRDDVRDVWERVRGLTSRGRATDFWNRYREDVDLAKGLGCRAFRLSLSWARLEPEVGTWDDGAFGHYRDVLQYMRDAGMTTVVTLHHNTWPLHVQAAGDGAGMLDARFPERMRAYAEQVARRLGDLIDYYVTLNEPNQLVYGYIKGFWMRSYPVPPGLEPYATGEEQMDAVLRLIPNLFRAHAQARQAIRAINPDAKVGSNPLVLGLPRWLQRLIDRNATHLKSPEQAVRQAARLSQHRIVDTGLVDISIAQIAMTQQRMNRVLFSEPYAIATPALLHPASLTVPSALQSWPVRVGVIADSPTAARVGGLFTAAQVEYYPDIATAFDALQKSSIDLIYDADLLLKPCATAGFALTRLPRQGWPLCVAVALGSRALLNAVDRALRAFKERNPELPRDHNRKTIADIGKGARPERLGDVPDLDPSLRAIRKRGVLRVGIHPGVEGMCMPDGAGGYTGLEPDLARAIADGILEPGARISFVPLRGDNRWKSTRSILSIADDLRKTIGMFGTLIGTNWWNLGMAGKIPSFLCPRECVGTLDYVGIDYYWGISSIWPSELHRLSAAAECHYATAPVWPGVLDGILREAEEQFPGLPIIIIENGCVTATDGFSRAKYLNAHIGQVERALKRGSPIEAYLCWSITSNREWGLPFDDNSDFGLYHIDLDRDADLKRTPTEASNLYAELIRAHSENAT, encoded by the coding sequence ATGCGACGCGATTTCCGTTTTGGTGTGGCGACCGCCGACCATCAGTGCGAGGCCTACGACGGCCGCGACGACGTCCGCGACGTCTGGGAACGCGTGCGCGGGCTGACATCGCGCGGCCGAGCCACTGACTTTTGGAACCGTTACCGCGAAGACGTCGATCTTGCCAAAGGACTCGGCTGCCGCGCGTTTCGTCTCTCGCTTTCGTGGGCGCGTCTCGAACCCGAAGTGGGCACTTGGGATGACGGCGCATTCGGGCACTACCGCGATGTACTACAGTACATGCGTGACGCCGGCATGACGACGGTCGTCACGCTCCATCACAACACGTGGCCGCTGCACGTGCAGGCCGCAGGCGACGGCGCGGGCATGCTCGACGCACGATTTCCCGAGAGAATGCGCGCGTATGCAGAGCAGGTCGCACGCAGACTCGGCGATCTCATCGATTACTACGTCACGCTCAACGAACCGAATCAACTCGTCTACGGCTACATCAAAGGCTTTTGGATGCGTTCCTATCCCGTGCCGCCCGGCCTAGAGCCGTACGCGACGGGCGAGGAGCAGATGGACGCGGTGCTGCGTCTCATCCCCAATCTGTTTCGCGCTCACGCGCAGGCGCGACAGGCCATCCGCGCCATCAACCCGGATGCCAAAGTCGGATCAAATCCCTTAGTGCTTGGGTTGCCGCGTTGGCTTCAGCGGCTCATCGACCGCAATGCCACGCACTTGAAGTCGCCCGAACAAGCGGTGCGCCAGGCCGCTCGGCTGTCGCAACATAGGATCGTCGATACCGGTTTGGTGGATATTTCGATCGCGCAGATCGCGATGACGCAGCAGCGGATGAATCGCGTGCTCTTCTCCGAACCGTACGCGATCGCGACGCCGGCGCTGTTGCACCCGGCGTCGCTGACCGTTCCATCGGCGCTGCAATCGTGGCCGGTTCGCGTGGGGGTGATCGCAGACTCGCCGACTGCCGCGCGCGTCGGCGGCCTGTTCACCGCCGCGCAAGTCGAATACTATCCCGACATCGCAACCGCGTTCGACGCGCTGCAAAAAAGTTCGATAGATCTCATTTACGATGCCGACCTCCTATTGAAGCCTTGCGCGACGGCAGGATTTGCTCTGACACGACTGCCCCGGCAAGGCTGGCCCCTGTGCGTTGCGGTCGCGCTCGGCAGCCGCGCGCTCCTCAACGCCGTGGATCGTGCGCTACGCGCATTCAAGGAGCGAAACCCGGAACTTCCGCGCGATCACAACCGAAAGACGATCGCCGACATCGGAAAGGGCGCGCGGCCCGAGCGATTGGGCGATGTCCCCGACCTCGACCCGTCGCTGCGCGCCATTCGCAAGCGCGGCGTCTTGCGGGTGGGTATTCATCCCGGTGTGGAGGGGATGTGCATGCCGGACGGTGCCGGCGGATACACGGGGTTGGAGCCGGACCTGGCGCGCGCGATCGCGGACGGGATACTCGAGCCCGGCGCGCGGATATCATTCGTGCCGCTGCGCGGCGACAATCGCTGGAAATCCACCCGATCCATCTTGAGCATCGCCGACGATTTGCGCAAGACGATCGGCATGTTCGGCACGCTGATCGGCACCAACTGGTGGAACCTTGGGATGGCGGGCAAGATTCCGTCGTTCCTGTGTCCGCGAGAGTGCGTAGGCACGCTCGACTACGTCGGCATCGACTACTACTGGGGCATCTCATCGATCTGGCCGAGCGAACTCCATCGCCTCTCTGCGGCCGCGGAGTGCCACTATGCGACGGCGCCCGTCTGGCCCGGTGTTCTCGACGGCATCTTGCGCGAAGCCGAGGAGCAGTTTCCGGGATTGCCGATCATCATCATCGAGAACGGCTGCGTCACCGCGACGGACGGCTTCTCGCGCGCGAAGTATCTGAACGCTCACATCGGACAGGTGGAACGGGCCTTGAAACGAGGTTCGCCGATCGAAGCATATCTGTGCTGGAGCATCACATCGAACCGCGAGTGGGGTCTGCCTTTTGACGACAACAGCGACTTCGGGTTATATCACATCGATCTCGATCGCGACGCGGACCTCAAGCGGACCCCGACCGAAGCGAGCAACCTCTACGCCGAGTTGATCCGCGCGCACTCCGAAAACGCGACCTAA
- a CDS encoding SRPBCC domain-containing protein codes for MSKMTLTTEGDKYVIVTRRFAAPPKAVYRAHTEPELLRKWLLGPDGWTMPVCINDPRPDGRIRYEWTDGKGNGFYLTGEYVELEPYSRIVHIERMHLPAPTPDNRVETRFEPDGLGTLMTMRMTLPNAETRDAMLATGMESGMETSYERLERMI; via the coding sequence ATGAGCAAGATGACCTTGACGACCGAAGGTGACAAGTACGTCATCGTGACGCGGCGTTTCGCGGCGCCGCCCAAAGCGGTCTACCGCGCACACACGGAACCCGAACTGCTTCGGAAATGGCTCCTCGGCCCCGATGGATGGACGATGCCGGTCTGCATCAACGATCCGCGGCCGGACGGGAGGATCCGCTACGAATGGACCGACGGCAAAGGCAACGGATTCTACTTGACGGGCGAGTATGTCGAGCTGGAGCCGTACAGCAGGATCGTCCACATCGAGCGGATGCACTTGCCCGCTCCGACGCCGGACAACCGGGTGGAGACACGATTTGAGCCCGATGGCCTCGGCACGTTGATGACGATGCGCATGACGCTTCCCAACGCCGAGACGCGCGACGCCATGCTCGCCACGGGCATGGAGAGCGGAATGGAGACAAGCTACGAACGCCTGGAGCGAATGATCTAG
- a CDS encoding metalloregulator ArsR/SmtB family transcription factor, producing MTNLDAAFAALSDPTRRAILNRLARGEATVMQLAKPFKFSQPAISQHLKVLEEAGLVVQRIDGSRRPRRLAPTAVKAIDQWLAMLRKALAKNYDRLDDVLATL from the coding sequence GTGACGAACCTCGACGCGGCATTTGCCGCACTCTCAGATCCTACGCGGCGGGCGATCCTCAACCGGCTCGCCCGCGGTGAGGCGACCGTGATGCAGCTGGCCAAACCTTTCAAGTTCAGCCAGCCGGCCATTTCGCAGCATCTGAAGGTTCTCGAGGAGGCCGGACTTGTGGTCCAGCGCATTGACGGATCGCGACGTCCACGCCGTTTAGCGCCCACCGCCGTCAAAGCGATCGATCAGTGGTTGGCGATGTTGAGGAAAGCTCTGGCGAAGAACTACGATCGTCTCGATGACGTTCTGGCGACTCTGTGA
- a CDS encoding BTAD domain-containing putative transcriptional regulator — protein sequence MFVHRLKLRPPQVLATWLERPHLEKRLHSGVRVMSLATGPGYGKTVLAARLYAAWTGTKLWYGLDATDRDLSVFAAHLNAGIKSLGVEPPTFDATAANTLGSPREVGTRFAECIAETAHATLFVFDDVHFLEGGRALGALSEFVERSCKLGASFILCGRSIPISLHNVAASAQLVAIGPGDLAFSKIETDAFLKRARGDAERLDSIAHLAKRAEGWAAGLALIASDRTMGEADAEREALTARDDDARQYLFDYLAAEVLESLSERERRFLEETSILDQLETALCDAIRDADDSRALLESFARRGLFVTRQSDDAYAYHQLFRDFLRHTLTRSHQSDSVAQLHRRAAAFLTARGDAPLAIEHRLVAGDEADAAAALESAAFKLLRAGLVTTVSGLMRRLTTPRIEASPTLLAALGHVQRDRGEWDAALSSLERAMTAARTVKAYDVLAEAVRICAPILASRGEFDRLRSMLDEALSPGFDLPETSLTSLRMTKAAVDVETDRLEEALELYREITPVLVARGDLPAHGQVLHNTAVAHLRRGDVYAGLAMYERALKLKESAGQRVSMLTTLEDLVYVKTLLGDVDEARRLVDPLVSQAKDLGATAIVARGLEQRGVHCLFSGDIDGALEAFRSAEAACDPGDMLVLPDIEHGLAQCALRAGDIANADILCARAIAVFRGAGRRQQVAPILLTRASCAFAGGDASLAARLAREAIAASADGPNALFNASVCLDAAPVLMRCAQEMSAADAADCDRDASHAVTTAVAIIHQRDYRFLLRTKAAAFEELLPHMRRWRVGSGLIPDIKDDAALAPLRIEMLGQLRVLVEGEPVPPEAWKRRRALEIFAYLAECAGAGVSRARLIDLFWPESDADAAHDNLRVTITAIRKAVGDVIKYEANAYRFVAPKGATVDVQEFKAHIDAARQADGSANFSEARRRYQSAVDLYRGDFLEGMQEGGWQWRERELLRAGCLESLRWLADFARKTGDARAQRSAVERLLEVAPFELEAVKTRLDALCRESRIAEAKRDYEEWRSRYRAAVGAEAPDIWRAVEPALTASVSQESVPAPI from the coding sequence GTGTTCGTCCACCGCCTCAAACTACGGCCGCCGCAGGTGCTTGCGACGTGGCTCGAGCGGCCACATCTCGAAAAGCGCCTGCATTCGGGCGTGCGCGTTATGTCATTGGCGACTGGGCCTGGGTACGGCAAGACCGTGCTCGCTGCTCGGCTCTACGCCGCGTGGACCGGAACGAAGCTCTGGTACGGCTTGGACGCCACCGATCGTGATCTTTCGGTCTTTGCCGCGCACCTCAACGCGGGGATCAAATCTCTCGGCGTCGAGCCGCCGACATTCGATGCGACCGCGGCGAATACGCTCGGTTCGCCCAGAGAAGTAGGTACGCGGTTCGCGGAGTGCATCGCCGAAACGGCGCACGCGACGCTCTTCGTCTTCGACGATGTCCACTTCCTCGAAGGCGGTCGAGCGCTCGGCGCACTGTCGGAGTTCGTCGAGCGTTCTTGCAAACTCGGCGCGTCCTTCATCCTGTGCGGTCGATCAATCCCGATCTCTCTGCACAACGTCGCCGCTTCGGCGCAACTCGTCGCGATCGGACCTGGGGATCTCGCGTTCAGTAAGATCGAGACGGATGCGTTCTTGAAGCGTGCGCGCGGCGATGCCGAACGGCTGGACAGCATCGCGCATCTCGCAAAACGCGCAGAAGGGTGGGCGGCCGGGCTAGCCCTTATCGCATCGGACAGGACGATGGGAGAGGCCGATGCCGAGCGCGAGGCCCTCACCGCGCGCGACGACGACGCGCGGCAATACCTCTTCGACTACCTCGCAGCGGAAGTGCTCGAAAGCCTCAGCGAGCGGGAACGAAGGTTTCTCGAAGAGACGTCCATCCTCGACCAGCTCGAGACCGCGTTGTGCGATGCGATCCGCGACGCCGACGACTCTCGCGCTCTGCTCGAGTCGTTCGCGCGGCGTGGCCTGTTCGTCACGCGTCAGTCAGACGATGCGTACGCGTATCATCAACTATTTCGCGACTTTCTCCGCCACACGCTGACGCGGTCGCATCAATCCGATTCCGTCGCGCAATTGCACCGTCGCGCGGCCGCATTCCTGACGGCGCGAGGAGATGCGCCGCTTGCGATCGAGCACCGGCTCGTCGCGGGCGACGAGGCCGATGCCGCCGCCGCGCTCGAAAGCGCCGCATTCAAACTGCTGCGGGCCGGTCTCGTGACAACCGTGAGCGGTCTCATGCGGCGCCTCACCACACCGCGCATCGAAGCAAGCCCGACTCTGCTCGCCGCGCTCGGACACGTGCAACGCGATCGCGGAGAGTGGGATGCCGCGCTCTCGTCGCTTGAACGGGCCATGACCGCGGCGCGCACGGTCAAGGCCTACGACGTGTTAGCCGAAGCCGTGCGCATTTGTGCGCCCATCCTCGCATCGCGCGGAGAATTCGATCGGCTTCGCTCGATGCTGGACGAGGCGCTGTCGCCGGGATTCGATCTTCCCGAGACGAGCCTGACCTCGCTGCGGATGACCAAGGCAGCGGTAGACGTCGAAACCGATCGGCTCGAAGAGGCGCTCGAGTTGTATCGCGAGATCACGCCGGTCCTTGTCGCTCGCGGCGATTTGCCGGCGCATGGACAAGTGCTCCACAACACCGCGGTCGCTCATCTGCGCCGGGGCGATGTGTACGCCGGGCTCGCCATGTACGAGCGCGCGCTGAAACTCAAAGAGTCGGCCGGCCAGCGCGTTTCGATGCTCACGACGCTCGAAGATCTCGTGTATGTCAAGACGCTCCTCGGCGATGTGGACGAGGCGCGACGCTTGGTCGACCCGCTCGTGTCGCAGGCCAAGGATCTCGGGGCGACCGCAATCGTGGCGCGCGGGCTCGAGCAGCGCGGGGTCCACTGTCTTTTCAGCGGCGATATAGACGGCGCCCTAGAAGCTTTCCGCTCAGCCGAGGCCGCATGCGACCCGGGGGACATGCTCGTACTGCCGGACATCGAGCACGGCCTGGCGCAATGCGCGTTGCGAGCCGGCGATATCGCAAACGCGGACATACTGTGCGCACGCGCGATAGCGGTATTCCGCGGCGCCGGCCGCCGGCAGCAAGTGGCTCCGATTTTGCTCACGCGAGCGTCGTGCGCATTTGCCGGCGGCGATGCCTCGCTTGCCGCAAGACTCGCGCGTGAGGCGATCGCCGCTTCCGCTGATGGCCCGAACGCGCTCTTCAACGCAAGCGTCTGCCTCGATGCAGCGCCAGTGTTGATGCGTTGCGCCCAAGAGATGTCTGCAGCGGACGCCGCCGACTGCGACCGAGATGCATCGCACGCGGTGACTACGGCTGTCGCGATCATCCATCAGCGCGACTACCGGTTCTTGCTTCGCACGAAAGCTGCGGCCTTCGAAGAGCTGTTGCCGCACATGCGGCGGTGGCGCGTCGGCTCGGGATTGATCCCCGATATCAAAGATGATGCAGCGCTAGCGCCGCTTCGGATCGAGATGCTCGGCCAGCTGCGCGTTCTGGTCGAGGGGGAACCGGTTCCGCCAGAAGCGTGGAAGCGGCGCCGCGCCCTCGAGATCTTCGCATATCTTGCGGAGTGCGCTGGGGCCGGCGTGTCGCGCGCCCGACTTATCGATCTATTCTGGCCGGAAAGCGATGCCGACGCCGCACACGACAACCTGCGCGTCACGATCACCGCCATTCGAAAGGCCGTGGGCGACGTCATCAAGTACGAAGCGAACGCGTACCGGTTCGTGGCGCCGAAGGGCGCGACCGTGGACGTGCAGGAGTTCAAGGCACACATCGATGCGGCGCGCCAGGCCGACGGGTCGGCGAACTTCTCGGAGGCGCGCAGGCGCTACCAATCCGCCGTCGACCTGTATCGCGGCGATTTCCTCGAGGGCATGCAGGAAGGCGGCTGGCAATGGCGCGAGCGCGAGCTGCTGCGCGCGGGATGCCTGGAATCTCTGCGCTGGCTTGCAGATTTCGCGCGCAAGACCGGCGATGCACGTGCGCAACGGTCGGCAGTCGAGAGGCTCCTGGAGGTGGCTCCGTTCGAGCTCGAAGCGGTCAAGACGCGGCTGGACGCACTCTGTCGAGAATCCCGCATCGCGGAAGCCAAGCGAGACTACGAGGAATGGCGTTCCCGTTACCGTGCCGCGGTCGGCGCGGAAGCTCCGGATATCTGGCGCGCCGTCGAACCCGCGCTGACGGCGAGCGTGTCCCAAGAATCGGTCCCGGCCCCCATCTAG
- a CDS encoding S53 family peptidase, producing the protein MHRRVAVAFMVAVCASLWGVSALALTGDGVAATVPQFEQVASLVGPAPPTRQVHLVVFLGYPNQAAVDNFTNAVNNPGSPMYGAFLTPSQFDASFGPSGHTYSTVEYVLTGAGMRVVQSYANHKVIDVVATVAQADALFDTVIDEYSYQNVIYYANSVPALVPNALKGVVMAVSGFNNFAHKFATPLTALPGPSGFGPLDIETAYNEPIHVRPLVNGAGATLAVETVYDYNDSDLAGYWNAYGVKHGGYVQRVFVGDPVNQGLPAPGQNDETTLDVEQTTSNAPGANALVYEGADPLNSTFDDVYEQTVLDPRVDVVSTSWGSCEAGADPNEVAADNDLFEQGAAEGQTRFAASGDNGSKDCGTNNPPDGLPGEPNPTNVDFPASSPWIAAAGGTTLSLKPDRAIRAETGWSGSGGGVSAFFSVPAYQADVTTLANPNYRNVPDVALDADPNTPYALYYFGTWALPVGGTSAVAPNLAALYSQIDGYYGRRLGLAQTGLYWGFVAHTYPGRAWHDIVSGSNGDFQDHVGYDNVTGVGSLNGNAYMMQIPRTHHKTPL; encoded by the coding sequence ATGCACCGTCGTGTCGCCGTCGCGTTCATGGTTGCCGTTTGTGCCTCGCTTTGGGGCGTCTCAGCATTGGCGCTCACAGGTGACGGAGTGGCGGCCACGGTGCCGCAGTTCGAGCAGGTCGCGTCTCTCGTCGGCCCCGCACCGCCGACCCGCCAAGTACATCTCGTCGTTTTTCTCGGGTATCCGAATCAGGCCGCGGTCGACAACTTCACCAACGCGGTCAATAACCCAGGGTCGCCGATGTATGGCGCCTTCCTGACACCAAGCCAATTTGACGCAAGTTTTGGACCGTCCGGACACACGTACTCCACGGTCGAATACGTCTTGACCGGTGCGGGCATGCGAGTGGTCCAGTCGTACGCAAACCACAAGGTGATCGATGTCGTGGCGACCGTTGCGCAAGCCGACGCGCTTTTCGACACGGTCATCGACGAATACAGCTATCAGAACGTCATCTACTATGCGAACTCGGTTCCCGCGCTCGTGCCCAACGCTCTCAAGGGCGTCGTCATGGCGGTGAGCGGGTTCAATAATTTCGCGCACAAATTCGCGACGCCGCTGACCGCATTGCCCGGCCCAAGCGGATTTGGCCCGCTGGACATCGAGACTGCCTACAACGAACCGATCCACGTCAGGCCGCTCGTGAACGGAGCGGGCGCCACGCTCGCGGTCGAAACCGTCTACGACTATAACGACTCAGACCTCGCCGGCTATTGGAACGCGTACGGCGTGAAGCACGGCGGGTACGTGCAGCGCGTCTTCGTCGGCGATCCCGTGAACCAAGGGCTTCCTGCCCCCGGCCAAAACGACGAGACCACCCTCGACGTCGAGCAGACGACGAGCAATGCCCCCGGAGCGAACGCTCTCGTCTACGAGGGAGCGGATCCGCTCAACTCCACGTTCGACGACGTCTACGAACAGACGGTGCTCGATCCGCGCGTCGACGTGGTATCGACTTCATGGGGTTCGTGCGAAGCGGGCGCCGATCCAAACGAAGTCGCGGCGGACAACGATCTCTTCGAGCAGGGCGCCGCGGAAGGCCAGACTCGGTTCGCCGCGTCCGGTGATAACGGGTCGAAGGATTGCGGCACGAACAATCCGCCGGACGGTCTGCCCGGCGAGCCGAATCCGACTAATGTCGATTTTCCGGCGAGCTCTCCATGGATCGCCGCAGCGGGCGGCACGACGCTTTCCCTCAAACCGGATCGCGCGATTCGAGCCGAGACCGGATGGTCGGGGAGCGGCGGCGGCGTATCGGCGTTCTTCTCGGTGCCGGCGTATCAGGCCGACGTGACGACACTTGCGAATCCCAATTACCGCAACGTGCCTGACGTCGCGCTCGACGCCGACCCCAACACGCCGTACGCCCTCTATTATTTCGGTACGTGGGCGCTTCCCGTGGGCGGCACAAGCGCCGTAGCTCCGAACCTGGCTGCGCTTTACTCGCAGATCGACGGCTACTATGGACGCCGTCTGGGGCTCGCGCAGACCGGCTTGTATTGGGGCTTCGTGGCGCACACGTACCCCGGCCGCGCGTGGCACGATATCGTGTCCGGCAGCAACGGAGATTTTCAGGACCACGTGGGCTACGACAACGTGACGGGCGTCGGTTCCCTCAACGGCAACGCCTACATGATGCAGATCCCGCGGACACACCACAAGACGCCTCTGTAG